Proteins from a single region of Clupea harengus chromosome 5, Ch_v2.0.2, whole genome shotgun sequence:
- the LOC105907235 gene encoding G-protein coupled receptor 182-like produces MSDGNATDLFWDIFFHCTMEMDYKSRRIVIFFLYLLAFLAGLVANCTVVWVNWQRRHSHRPATFCTLNICVSHLMVMTVMPVFLLEVMLDYVWVWGQFLCRFTNFLYEFNYYSTSFFIAYLTVERYVAVTRGPLPRPWGPAEKRRRTLICAGCWIFALVLTPLMVTNVQLVEYHAPGCYLMPEKDYVTWVVVITMTSMIFQFLIPGAIIITCNWLIVKALKESPELQRSIGVSPMMFHIYSAAFVVCWLPYHLVSLLIMVDDLDPLILSCNSTNMLYFSFNVLFSLTHLHYIVNPILYNFLNPGFRRSLFRAVAHYLRKEATAPAEDGVEVERKDKPQNANPRKTSNASTSHSDVDS; encoded by the coding sequence ATGTCCGACGGCAATGCCACCGATCTGTTTTGGGACATATTTTTCCACTGCACCATGGAGATGGACTACAAGTCCAGACGCATCGTCAtcttcttcctctacctcctggCCTTCTTGGCTGGCCTGGTGGCAAACTGCACCGTCGTGTGGGTCAACTGGCAGCGCCGCCACTCGCACAGACCCGCCACTTTCTGCACGCTCAACATCTGCGTCTCGCACCTGATGGTGATGACGGTCATGCCCGTCTTCCTCCTGGAGGTCATGCTGGActacgtgtgggtgtggggcCAGTTCCTGTGTCGGTTCACCAACTTCCTCTACGAGTTCAACTACTACAGCACCTCCTTCTTCATCGCGTACCTGACGGTAGAGCGCTACGTGGCGGTCACTCGCGGCCCCCTGCCGAGGCCCTGGGGACCGGCGGAAAAACGACGGCGAACGCTGATCTGTGCCGGGTGCTGGATCTTCGCTCTTGTGCTGACGCCGTTGATGGTGACCAACGTGCAGTTGGTGGAGTACCACGCGCCTGGCTGCTACCTCATGCCTGAGAAAGACTACGTCACCTGGGTGGTCGTCATCACCATGACCTCAATGATCTTCCAGTTTTTAATCCCCGGGGCCATCATTATCACCTGCAACTGGCTCATAGTGAAAGCCTTGAAGGAGTCACCAGAGCTTCAAAGATCCATTGGCGTGAGCCCGATGATGTTTCACATTTACTCTGCAGCATTTGTGGTGTGCTGGCTACCATACCACCTTGTCAGTCTCTTAATAATGGTGGACGACCTCGACCCACTAATACTAAGTTGCAACTCCACAAACATGTTATATTTTTCCTTTAACGTGCTGTTCTCCCTCACCCACCTCCACTACATTGTCAACCCGATCCTCTACAATTTCCTGAACCCAGGCTTTCGTAGGAGCCTCTTCAGGGCAGTCGCCCATTACCTGAGAAAGGAGGCAACGGCCCCTGCGGAGGACGGCGTGGAGGTCGAGAGGAAGGACAAGCCCCAGAACGCTAACCCGAGGAAGACGAGCAACGCCAGCACGAGTCACTCAGACGTGGACTCCTAA